In Lysobacter firmicutimachus, one genomic interval encodes:
- a CDS encoding ShlB/FhaC/HecB family hemolysin secretion/activation protein, giving the protein MIPSRRKFQTKVRALVIGGIWLLPVPICYAQSHGMAPPNELDAVRNRLERQRLEENIQRQLDEEKKRPVPETSQRQGTASEGGAAFLITKIIVIGDPEASAARDKVLARYENTRMGAGEMLALVRDLTNYYGQMGYVTTTVTLNRQNIKSGLLQVQVNWGQVQGWRIDGAPARTWRQRLLLATLPKTTGRKLNIRDIDQSVEILNGGLGAATIDIVPAETLSYSYLNIAQRRSKPWGFSVGLDNSGTGDHDAGRYRVNAELMFKGAGSDFWGVSYGQRYFREGPDQEKNWSAYGTVPLGYWDFELRHTRSEYKRLIGGNFGRYLSSGRSEDNSLKVERVFGREQTGKYTFFARLAQRSNENFIDGYRLDVNSRKYTDISLGLTRVGKLAGGVYYLDVAYGKGLSWLGANDTQPDVRGIRPALYDKISGNFSWSRSWQGRAAFNYAARGGWQYGDGPLLAANKMTLGDEFTVRGFKGGTVYGDSGAYLSNTLELPLAKGRLTPFVGFDLGVAKDRGRPSERLSGAVIGIRGQTAMTRWSLSYAKPVDRPKGYPDEAVVYMTANLKF; this is encoded by the coding sequence ATGATTCCTTCTAGGCGAAAATTCCAAACAAAGGTCCGTGCATTGGTGATTGGCGGAATCTGGCTGCTGCCAGTGCCGATCTGCTATGCGCAATCGCACGGCATGGCGCCTCCCAATGAACTCGATGCGGTGCGCAACCGCCTTGAACGGCAACGCCTGGAAGAGAACATCCAGCGGCAACTGGACGAGGAGAAAAAGCGGCCTGTGCCGGAGACGTCCCAGCGTCAGGGAACTGCAAGCGAAGGTGGGGCGGCCTTCCTAATAACCAAAATCATCGTGATTGGAGATCCGGAGGCATCGGCAGCTAGAGATAAGGTACTGGCGCGCTATGAAAACACCCGCATGGGCGCAGGTGAGATGCTGGCCTTGGTCCGAGATCTGACGAACTATTACGGTCAAATGGGCTATGTGACCACTACGGTCACTTTGAATCGGCAAAACATAAAGTCGGGCCTGTTGCAAGTTCAGGTGAACTGGGGGCAGGTGCAGGGCTGGCGAATCGATGGCGCTCCGGCGCGAACCTGGCGACAACGCTTGTTGCTGGCGACGCTGCCGAAAACGACCGGACGCAAACTCAATATACGCGACATCGATCAATCCGTAGAGATTCTTAACGGAGGCTTGGGCGCAGCGACGATCGATATCGTGCCGGCGGAAACGCTTTCGTATTCGTATCTGAATATCGCGCAGCGACGTTCGAAGCCCTGGGGCTTCAGTGTAGGGCTCGATAACTCCGGAACCGGAGATCATGACGCCGGGCGCTATCGCGTGAATGCCGAACTGATGTTCAAAGGGGCGGGTAGCGACTTCTGGGGCGTTAGCTACGGTCAGCGCTACTTTCGCGAAGGCCCGGACCAGGAAAAAAATTGGAGCGCGTACGGCACCGTGCCGTTGGGCTACTGGGACTTCGAACTGCGTCACACCCGATCGGAATACAAAAGACTTATCGGCGGGAATTTCGGGCGCTATTTGTCGAGCGGCCGTTCCGAAGACAATAGCCTAAAGGTCGAACGGGTTTTCGGTCGAGAGCAGACCGGCAAGTACACTTTTTTCGCGCGGCTCGCCCAGCGCAGCAACGAAAACTTCATCGACGGCTATCGGCTCGACGTCAACAGTCGCAAGTACACCGATATCTCGTTGGGCCTGACTCGCGTCGGAAAACTCGCCGGTGGCGTCTACTACCTGGATGTCGCCTATGGAAAAGGATTGAGCTGGCTGGGCGCGAACGACACTCAGCCCGATGTGCGTGGCATCCGGCCGGCGCTGTACGACAAAATATCGGGAAATTTCAGTTGGTCGCGTTCTTGGCAAGGGCGCGCGGCCTTCAACTACGCCGCGCGTGGGGGCTGGCAGTACGGCGACGGGCCTCTTCTGGCGGCCAACAAAATGACCCTGGGCGACGAATTCACCGTGCGCGGATTCAAGGGCGGCACGGTGTATGGCGACAGCGGCGCATATCTGTCGAACACTTTGGAACTGCCTCTCGCAAAAGGACGCTTGACACCCTTCGTCGGTTTCGATTTAGGCGTCGCCAAGGATCGCGGCCGCCCATCCGAGCGTCTATCGGGCGCGGTAATCGGAATCAGAGGGCAAACCGCAATGACCAGATGGTCGCTGTCTTATGCCAAACCCGTGGATCGGCCCAAGGGCTATCCGGACGAGGCGGTCGTGTATATGACCGCAAATTTGAAATTCTAA
- a CDS encoding AAA family ATPase, whose product MEALLFVVGVVAGLILARLYRTPPPANAQSALAATGDAGDDDTAHASADEGENGDATAPVAQTGEETPQDRLFALIRRIDAVDERIQRPQDLLALAEFHQGADLLAGEAFSAEELLRHLNGSGYVLQSMIAKALPRRTDVALDAVVDHAGQFGGYPLHFLLEHLQRQPDASALPRLMRYAQAWWWDFAPTRQQLRDYLQWAAAFPPAPAPEGLDELDEQQAAHLRELLQKFQSPLLQPLLDRLDGIAGARRETRVLGAFGRVNPSPKPAVRIVHDALAQQLQRLRESFDGDGGGSVLVVGEHGVGKTVLVDLLVERLQGDGWLVFEASAAEVLSGQSYIGELEGRVREMLAVLDRRRALWRAPEFFDLLAKGAHSRDPRGLLDLVLPAIERGQLRLIGEVTPRQLAELLVARPVIKHHFELLQLAPLDPAALAPIAGEWARLEAARLGREVADERTLAEAARMAAQYFPEQQEPGRLLRLLGDALQGALNQQPPALPLDGERLLATVAERSGLPLDIVDDRQSLDLERLRGFFRQRVLGQDEAVDALLDRIALLKAGLIDSARPIGVFLFAGPTGTGKTELAKALGELLFGSDERLLRLDMSEFQSEDSAWRLTADDGGGSGGVRSLTARIREQPFSVVLLDEFEKAHPKVWDLFLQVFDDARLSDRSGHTADFRHSIIILTSNVGSTISRNAGPGFTAVRGGYSRDAVEKALFETFRREFINRLDRVVLFNPLDRSLMREILHKELKRVLTRRGLRNRDWAVEWEPSAIEFLLDRGFTPDLGARPLRRAIEHYLLAPLARSIVEHRAPQGDQFLFVRSAGDRLEVQFIDPDASAQTAAAGRDRATAAALGDLRDLVYSPAAGTETAARLDAHLQHLENAVDDGDWSAARDADYARMAQAEFWSAPDRHGVLDRIERRDRIESALDTARRLHRRLHQDGGNDEFAGRLAQLLFLLDPAVAALRAQRPQDALLEIDADAAAQQRHGAELRLWWQRLLGMYLAWAQRRNMRVEVLRQDAERCRAWLAVSGFGAYDLLQDESGLHVYEEQDDGVTQRVSLSVQVAPDLPGRARTPQAAGDGERRIVRRYRHAPSPLVRDGVRGWRSGRLDRVLGGEFDVIQNG is encoded by the coding sequence GTGGAAGCCTTGTTATTCGTGGTCGGCGTGGTCGCCGGCCTGATTCTCGCCCGTCTCTACCGAACGCCGCCGCCGGCGAATGCGCAATCGGCCCTCGCCGCAACCGGCGACGCCGGCGACGACGACACCGCGCATGCCAGCGCCGATGAGGGCGAGAACGGCGATGCCACGGCGCCGGTCGCGCAGACCGGCGAGGAAACCCCGCAGGACCGCCTGTTCGCGCTGATCCGCCGCATCGATGCGGTCGACGAACGCATCCAGCGCCCGCAGGACCTGCTCGCCCTGGCCGAATTCCACCAGGGCGCCGACCTGCTCGCCGGCGAGGCCTTCAGCGCCGAGGAACTGCTGCGCCATCTCAACGGCAGCGGCTACGTGCTGCAGTCGATGATCGCCAAGGCCCTGCCGCGACGCACCGACGTGGCGCTGGACGCGGTCGTCGACCACGCCGGCCAGTTCGGCGGCTATCCGCTGCACTTCCTGCTCGAACACCTGCAACGGCAGCCGGACGCAAGCGCCTTGCCGCGGCTGATGCGGTACGCGCAGGCCTGGTGGTGGGACTTCGCCCCGACCCGGCAACAACTGCGCGACTACCTGCAATGGGCCGCCGCCTTCCCGCCGGCGCCGGCGCCCGAGGGCCTGGACGAACTCGACGAACAACAGGCCGCGCACTTGCGCGAGCTGCTGCAGAAGTTCCAGTCGCCGCTGCTGCAGCCCTTGCTGGACCGGCTCGACGGCATCGCCGGCGCGCGCCGCGAGACCCGCGTGCTCGGCGCCTTCGGCCGGGTCAATCCCAGCCCCAAGCCGGCCGTGCGCATCGTCCACGATGCGCTGGCGCAGCAATTGCAACGCCTGCGCGAGTCCTTCGACGGCGACGGCGGCGGCTCGGTGCTGGTGGTCGGCGAACACGGCGTCGGCAAGACCGTGCTGGTCGACTTGCTGGTCGAACGCCTGCAAGGCGACGGCTGGCTGGTGTTCGAAGCCTCGGCGGCGGAGGTGCTGTCCGGGCAGAGCTACATCGGCGAACTGGAAGGGCGCGTGCGCGAAATGCTCGCCGTGCTCGACCGCCGACGCGCGCTGTGGCGCGCGCCGGAGTTCTTCGACCTGCTGGCCAAGGGCGCGCACTCGCGCGACCCGCGCGGCCTGCTCGACCTGGTGCTGCCGGCGATCGAGCGCGGCCAGCTGCGCTTGATCGGCGAGGTGACCCCGCGCCAGTTGGCCGAACTGTTGGTCGCGCGTCCGGTGATCAAGCATCACTTCGAACTGCTGCAGCTGGCGCCGCTGGACCCGGCCGCGCTGGCGCCGATCGCCGGCGAATGGGCGCGCCTGGAAGCCGCGCGCCTGGGCCGCGAAGTCGCCGACGAACGCACCCTGGCCGAAGCCGCGCGCATGGCCGCGCAGTACTTCCCCGAGCAGCAGGAGCCCGGGCGCCTGCTGCGCCTGCTCGGCGACGCCCTGCAGGGCGCGCTGAACCAGCAGCCGCCGGCGCTGCCGCTGGACGGCGAGCGCCTGTTGGCGACGGTGGCCGAACGCAGCGGCCTGCCGCTGGACATCGTCGACGACCGCCAGAGCCTGGACCTGGAGCGGCTGCGCGGCTTCTTCCGCCAGCGCGTGCTCGGCCAGGACGAAGCCGTCGACGCCCTGCTCGACCGCATCGCCCTGCTCAAGGCCGGCCTGATCGACAGCGCGCGGCCGATCGGCGTGTTCCTGTTCGCCGGCCCCACCGGCACCGGCAAGACCGAGCTGGCCAAGGCGCTTGGCGAGCTGCTGTTCGGCAGCGACGAGCGTCTGCTGCGGCTGGACATGAGCGAGTTCCAGTCCGAGGACTCGGCCTGGCGCCTGACCGCCGACGACGGCGGCGGCAGCGGCGGCGTGCGTTCGCTGACCGCGCGCATCCGCGAGCAGCCGTTCTCGGTGGTGCTGCTGGACGAATTCGAGAAAGCCCACCCCAAGGTCTGGGACCTGTTCCTGCAGGTGTTCGACGACGCCCGCCTCAGCGACCGCAGCGGCCACACCGCCGACTTCCGCCACAGCATCATCATCCTCACCAGCAACGTCGGCTCGACCATCTCGCGCAACGCCGGCCCCGGCTTCACCGCGGTGCGCGGCGGCTACTCGCGCGACGCGGTGGAGAAGGCGCTGTTCGAGACCTTCCGTCGCGAGTTCATCAACCGCCTCGACCGGGTGGTGCTGTTCAACCCGCTCGACCGCAGCCTGATGCGCGAGATCCTGCACAAGGAACTCAAGCGCGTGCTGACCCGGCGCGGCCTGCGCAACCGCGACTGGGCGGTGGAATGGGAGCCCTCGGCGATCGAATTCCTGCTCGACCGCGGCTTCACCCCCGATCTCGGCGCGCGCCCGCTGCGCCGGGCCATCGAGCACTACCTGCTGGCGCCGCTGGCGCGCAGCATCGTCGAACACCGCGCGCCGCAGGGCGACCAGTTTCTGTTCGTGCGCAGCGCCGGCGACCGGCTCGAGGTGCAGTTCATCGATCCCGATGCCTCGGCGCAGACCGCCGCGGCCGGGCGCGACCGCGCGACGGCGGCGGCGCTTGGCGATCTGCGCGACCTGGTCTATTCGCCGGCCGCCGGCACCGAGACGGCCGCTCGCCTGGACGCGCACTTGCAGCATCTGGAAAACGCCGTCGACGACGGCGACTGGAGCGCGGCCCGCGACGCCGACTACGCCCGCATGGCCCAGGCCGAATTCTGGTCGGCGCCCGATCGCCACGGCGTGCTCGACCGGATCGAACGCCGCGACCGCATCGAGAGCGCGCTCGACACCGCCCGCCGCCTGCACCGGCGCCTGCACCAGGACGGCGGCAACGACGAGTTCGCCGGGCGCCTGGCGCAGTTGCTGTTCCTGCTCGACCCGGCGGTCGCCGCGCTGCGCGCGCAGCGGCCGCAGGACGCACTGCTGGAAATCGACGCCGACGCGGCCGCGCAGCAGCGCCACGGCGCCGAGCTGCGCCTGTGGTGGCAGCGCCTGCTCGGCATGTACCTGGCCTGGGCGCAGCGGCGCAATATGCGGGTGGAAGTGCTGCGCCAGGATGCCGAGCGCTGCCGGGCCTGGCTCGCGGTCAGCGGCTTCGGCGCCTACGACCTGCTGCAGGACGAATCCGGCCTGCACGTCTACGAAGAGCAGGACGATGGCGTGACCCAGCGGGTTTCGTTGTCGGTGCAGGTCGCGCCCGACCTGCCCGGCCGCGCACGCACGCCGCAGGCGGCCGGCGACGGCGAACGGCGCATCGTCCGCCGCTACCGCCACGCCCCGTCGCCGCTGGTGCGCGATGGCGTGCGCGGCTGGCGCAGCGGCCGTCTCGACCGCGTGCTCGGCGGCGAGTTCGACGTGATCCAGAACGGTTGA
- the mutS gene encoding DNA mismatch repair protein MutS — protein MRQFFAAKAEHPDVLLFFRMGDFYELFYDDARKAARLLDITLTQRGASAGQPIPMAGVPHHSAEGYLARLVALGESVAICEQIGDPALAKGIVERKVVRIITPGTVTDEALLNERRDTLLLAVARGKHGYGVAWADLAAGRFLVNEVASEDALEAELARLEPAELLVADEDGWAPFVAERTGVRRRPPWLFDSDSGRRQLLRFFGLHDLSGFGLEDKPLAIAAAAALLGYVEETQKQRLPHLTSIAIESGDGAIAMNAATRRHLELDSRIDGDSRTTLLGVLDSTVTPMGGRLLRRWLHRPLRDRDTLRHRHQAVATLIESRVGDEVRERFRALGDLERILSRIALRSARPRDLSTLRDGLGLLPDVRGLLSPLDAPRLAALCAELGEHDEHAHLLAQAIVPQPPVLARDGGVFAAGYDAELDELRTLSTNADQFLVDLETRERASSGIPTLKVGYNRVHGYYLEISKAQADKAPTHYTRRQTLSNAERYITEELKQFEDKVLSARERALARERLLYEQLLDALNERLEPLKRCAAALSELDVLCAFAERAASLDWSLPELSEQPGLRIERGRHPVVEAVRKEPFEPNDLILDEANGRRMLVITGPNMGGKSTYMRQNALIVLLAHIGSFVPAARATIGPIDRILTRIGAGDDLARGQSTFMVEMSETSYILHHATDRSLVLMDEIGRGTSTYDGLALAEACARHLAHSNRAYTLFATHYFELTALAEPGNGIANVHLDAVEHGEQLVFMHAVKDGPADRSFGLQVAALAGLPKSVVKQARGRLAELEQQGRDTPKPSFAQAALDAPQQFGLFAPSSAALDALAAVDPDELTPKQALEALYRIKALS, from the coding sequence ATGCGCCAGTTCTTCGCCGCCAAGGCGGAGCACCCGGACGTATTGCTGTTTTTCCGCATGGGCGATTTCTACGAGCTGTTCTACGACGACGCGCGCAAGGCGGCGCGGTTGCTCGATATCACCCTGACCCAGCGCGGCGCTTCGGCCGGTCAGCCGATTCCGATGGCCGGGGTGCCGCACCATTCGGCCGAGGGCTACCTGGCGCGCCTGGTCGCGCTGGGCGAATCGGTGGCGATCTGCGAGCAGATCGGCGACCCGGCGCTGGCCAAGGGCATCGTCGAACGCAAGGTGGTGCGGATCATCACCCCGGGCACGGTCACCGACGAAGCCCTGCTCAACGAGCGCCGCGATACGCTGCTGCTGGCGGTGGCGCGCGGCAAGCACGGTTACGGCGTGGCCTGGGCCGATCTGGCCGCGGGCCGCTTCCTGGTCAACGAAGTCGCCAGCGAGGACGCGCTGGAAGCCGAGCTGGCGCGGCTGGAGCCGGCCGAACTGCTGGTCGCCGACGAGGACGGCTGGGCGCCGTTCGTGGCCGAGCGCACCGGCGTGCGCCGGCGGCCGCCGTGGCTGTTCGACAGCGACAGCGGCCGCCGCCAGCTGCTGCGTTTCTTCGGCCTGCACGACCTGTCCGGTTTCGGCCTGGAAGACAAGCCGCTGGCGATCGCCGCGGCCGCGGCCTTGCTCGGCTATGTCGAGGAAACCCAGAAACAGCGCCTGCCGCATCTGACTTCGATCGCGATCGAGTCCGGCGACGGCGCGATCGCGATGAACGCCGCGACCCGGCGCCATCTGGAACTGGACAGCCGCATCGACGGCGACAGCCGCACCACCCTGCTCGGCGTGCTCGACAGCACGGTCACGCCGATGGGCGGGCGCTTGCTGCGGCGTTGGCTGCACCGCCCGCTGCGCGATCGCGACACGCTGCGCCATCGCCATCAGGCGGTAGCGACGCTGATCGAATCGCGCGTCGGGGACGAGGTGCGCGAGCGCTTCCGCGCGCTCGGCGACCTGGAGCGCATCCTCTCGCGCATCGCCCTGCGCAGTGCGCGCCCGCGCGACCTGTCGACCCTGCGCGACGGCCTCGGCCTGCTGCCGGACGTGCGCGGCCTGCTCTCGCCGCTGGACGCGCCGCGGCTGGCCGCGCTGTGCGCCGAACTCGGCGAGCACGACGAGCACGCGCACCTGCTGGCGCAGGCGATCGTGCCGCAGCCGCCGGTGCTGGCCCGCGACGGCGGCGTGTTCGCAGCCGGCTACGACGCCGAACTCGACGAACTGCGCACGCTGTCGACCAACGCCGACCAGTTCCTGGTCGACCTGGAAACGCGCGAACGCGCCAGCAGCGGCATCCCGACCCTCAAGGTCGGCTACAACCGCGTCCACGGCTATTACCTGGAAATCAGCAAGGCCCAGGCCGACAAGGCGCCGACCCACTACACCCGCCGCCAGACCCTCAGCAACGCCGAGCGCTACATCACCGAAGAACTCAAGCAGTTCGAGGACAAGGTGTTGTCGGCGCGCGAACGCGCGCTGGCGCGCGAGCGGCTGCTGTACGAACAGCTGCTGGACGCGCTCAACGAACGCCTGGAACCGCTCAAGCGCTGCGCCGCGGCGCTGTCCGAGCTGGACGTGCTGTGCGCTTTCGCCGAGCGCGCGGCGAGCTTGGACTGGTCGCTGCCGGAATTGAGCGAGCAGCCCGGCCTGCGCATCGAACGCGGCCGCCATCCGGTGGTCGAGGCGGTGCGCAAGGAACCGTTCGAACCCAACGACCTGATCCTCGACGAGGCCAACGGCCGCCGCATGCTGGTCATCACCGGCCCGAACATGGGCGGCAAGTCGACCTACATGCGCCAGAACGCGCTGATCGTGCTGCTGGCCCACATCGGCAGCTTCGTGCCGGCGGCGCGGGCGACGATCGGCCCGATCGACCGCATCCTGACCCGCATCGGCGCCGGCGACGACCTCGCCCGCGGCCAGTCGACCTTCATGGTCGAGATGAGCGAGACCAGCTACATCCTCCATCACGCCACCGACCGTTCGCTGGTGCTGATGGACGAGATCGGCCGCGGCACCTCGACCTACGACGGCCTGGCCCTGGCCGAGGCTTGCGCGCGCCATCTGGCCCACAGCAATCGCGCCTACACCCTGTTCGCCACCCACTACTTCGAGCTGACCGCGCTGGCCGAGCCTGGCAACGGCATCGCCAACGTCCACCTCGACGCGGTCGAGCACGGCGAGCAACTGGTGTTCATGCACGCGGTCAAGGACGGCCCGGCCGACCGCAGCTTCGGCCTGCAGGTCGCGGCGCTGGCCGGCCTGCCCAAGTCGGTGGTCAAGCAGGCGCGCGGACGCCTGGCCGAACTGGAACAGCAGGGCCGCGACACGCCCAAGCCTTCGTTCGCCCAGGCCGCGCTCGACGCGCCGCAGCAGTTCGGATTGTTCGCGCCGTCCTCGGCCGCGCTCGACGCGCTGGCCGCGGTCGATCCGGACGAACTCACCCCGAAGCAGGCGCTGGAAGCGCTGTACCGGATCAAAGCGCTGAGCTGA